One region of Chlorobiota bacterium genomic DNA includes:
- a CDS encoding vanadium-dependent haloperoxidase encodes MNHENKKSKRLYALLAAMLIGCGILPSATAKDANAEGSRYIHQINRQIIETIINDAFSPPAASRIFAYANLAAYQASCSGFQGFKTLDGQLNIISGMPTADPALEYDWRVSSVTALCGVASKLVYYYQSIDSVEALILDELKATTSPEVFERSKAFGQQVIAALMKYAKTDGWGKIQASPEYNFPRGIPGIWEPTPPKFMEPSGPFIGTVRPMSMGSASEFDPGAPIEFSTDPNSRFYKQAQEVYQISQNMTDEQREIALFWNDTPGSTDFLGHFTPTKRQINPTSHWINITRIVCEQRNLGLMETIEAYGLVSISLFDGFLSCWNAKYKYNTIRPVSYINRYFLGDSTTQASWKPLIETPSFPEYPSGHSTVSAAAAVVLTKLLGPMKFTDDTEVPFGYPARTFNNFMDAAQEASISRVYGGIHFREGCDSGNRFGQMIGNNVVKKLITRAS; translated from the coding sequence ATGAACCACGAGAACAAAAAAAGCAAAAGGCTTTACGCCTTGCTGGCAGCAATGCTTATTGGATGCGGAATTCTTCCATCCGCCACGGCAAAAGATGCTAACGCGGAAGGGAGCCGTTATATCCACCAGATTAACCGCCAAATTATCGAGACGATCATCAACGATGCGTTTTCGCCACCGGCGGCAAGCCGAATTTTTGCGTATGCAAACCTTGCAGCCTACCAGGCTTCCTGCTCCGGCTTCCAAGGATTTAAAACGTTAGATGGCCAATTGAACATTATCTCTGGGATGCCAACTGCCGATCCGGCATTGGAGTACGATTGGCGCGTCAGTAGCGTTACGGCATTATGCGGAGTAGCCTCCAAATTGGTGTATTATTACCAGAGCATTGATTCTGTTGAAGCACTCATATTGGATGAGCTGAAAGCCACCACTTCCCCCGAAGTCTTTGAACGCTCGAAGGCATTTGGGCAGCAAGTTATTGCGGCCCTGATGAAGTATGCCAAAACGGATGGATGGGGTAAAATTCAAGCAAGCCCTGAGTATAATTTTCCGCGAGGAATACCAGGCATTTGGGAACCGACTCCACCAAAATTTATGGAACCATCCGGCCCATTTATCGGCACTGTTCGTCCAATGTCTATGGGATCGGCTAGCGAATTTGATCCCGGGGCACCGATAGAATTCAGCACGGATCCGAACAGTAGATTCTACAAACAAGCGCAGGAGGTCTATCAGATTTCCCAGAACATGACCGACGAGCAGCGGGAAATCGCGCTATTCTGGAACGACACGCCTGGTTCAACAGATTTCCTTGGGCATTTTACCCCCACAAAACGGCAAATCAATCCAACCAGCCATTGGATTAACATCACCAGAATTGTGTGCGAGCAGCGCAATTTGGGCTTGATGGAAACCATTGAAGCATACGGGCTTGTTTCAATATCCTTGTTTGATGGCTTCCTTTCCTGCTGGAATGCGAAATACAAATACAACACCATCCGCCCTGTCAGCTATATCAACCGCTATTTTCTTGGCGACTCCACCACTCAAGCATCGTGGAAGCCATTAATTGAGACTCCATCATTCCCGGAGTATCCAAGCGGCCACAGCACTGTTAGCGCAGCTGCCGCAGTAGTGCTTACCAAACTGCTTGGCCCAATGAAATTTACCGACGATACAGAAGTGCCATTTGGTTACCCTGCACGCACCTTCAATAATTTTATGGATGCGGCGCAAGAAGCCTCCATAAGCCGCGTGTATGGCGGTATCCATTTCCGCGAGGGTTGCGACTCGGGCAACCGATTCGGGCAAATGATTGGCAACAACGTCGTAAAAAAATTGATCACGCGGGCAAGCTAA
- the kbl gene encoding glycine C-acetyltransferase, producing MFDKLRPALQQELQNIREAGLFKNERVITSPQGVEISVEGREGSVLNFCANNYLGLSSHPTVIQAAHNALDSHGFGMSSVRFICGTQDIHKELERKLAEFHGTEDTILYAACFDANGGVFEPLFGENDAIISDSLNHASIIDGVRLCKAKRYRYANADMADLEAQLQKADADGCVQKIIVTDGVFSMDGIIAPIDKVCDLADRYGALVMVDECHAAGFMGAKGRGATEYCNAIGRVDIITGTLGKALGGAIGGYTTGRKEIIEMLRQRSRPYLFSNTLPPSVVGAGIAVIDMLSQTTELRDTLEENTKYFRAKMAETGFDIIPGEHPITPIMLYDAPLAQQFASRLLEEGIYVIGFFYPVVPKGQARIRVQISAAHNRHHLDTAIAAFTKVGRELGVLKEVGAE from the coding sequence ATGTTCGACAAACTACGCCCGGCACTTCAGCAAGAGCTTCAAAATATCCGCGAAGCAGGCTTGTTCAAAAACGAGCGGGTGATTACTTCGCCGCAAGGGGTGGAAATCAGCGTTGAGGGGCGCGAAGGATCGGTGCTGAATTTTTGCGCAAATAATTATTTGGGGCTAAGCTCCCATCCAACGGTAATCCAAGCGGCCCACAACGCGCTTGATTCGCACGGGTTTGGGATGAGCTCCGTCCGGTTTATTTGCGGCACGCAGGACATCCACAAGGAGCTTGAACGGAAGCTGGCGGAGTTTCATGGAACCGAGGACACCATCCTGTATGCCGCTTGCTTCGATGCCAACGGCGGGGTGTTCGAGCCGTTGTTTGGCGAGAACGACGCGATTATTTCCGACTCCCTAAATCACGCATCCATTATTGATGGAGTTCGGTTGTGCAAGGCAAAACGCTACCGCTACGCCAATGCCGACATGGCGGACCTTGAGGCGCAACTCCAGAAAGCCGATGCCGACGGCTGCGTGCAAAAAATAATCGTCACCGACGGTGTTTTTTCGATGGATGGAATTATTGCCCCAATTGATAAAGTCTGTGATCTGGCCGACCGCTACGGTGCGCTGGTAATGGTGGACGAATGCCACGCCGCAGGATTTATGGGGGCAAAAGGGCGGGGCGCAACGGAGTACTGCAACGCAATCGGGCGGGTGGATATTATCACCGGAACGTTAGGAAAAGCGTTGGGTGGGGCGATTGGCGGATACACCACAGGGCGGAAGGAAATTATCGAAATGCTTCGCCAACGTTCGCGCCCATATCTGTTCAGCAACACCTTGCCGCCAAGTGTTGTTGGGGCAGGAATTGCGGTTATTGATATGCTAAGCCAAACTACCGAACTGCGCGATACGTTGGAGGAAAACACAAAATACTTCCGCGCAAAAATGGCGGAAACCGGGTTCGATATTATTCCTGGCGAGCATCCAATAACGCCGATCATGCTGTATGATGCCCCGCTGGCGCAGCAATTCGCGTCCAGATTATTGGAGGAAGGGATTTACGTGATCGGGTTTTTCTATCCAGTTGTCCCGAAGGGCCAGGCGCGCATCCGTGTTCAAATTTCTGCCGCGCACAATCGCCACCATTTGGACACCGCAATTGCAGCGTTTACAAAAGTTGGTCGCGAATTAGGTGTTCTGAAGGAAGTTGGAGCGGAGTAA
- a CDS encoding prolyl oligopeptidase family serine peptidase, translating to MNQLDVTTAHFTLPMSDGERIHCTARFPTEPVRPLPVLLFFHGFKGFKDWGGFPYACQRLADADFYVVSINFTHNGVEGNGTEFTRLDRFASNTHSREVREAAEVIDAVAGGAVLPESHLLLPGQLGVIGHSRGGGTAIIAAAERPSVAAVAVWGPVSTFDRYTQQQKQRWKDAGFIELPNARTGQTMRINAAFMDDLAEHGNRLDICAAAARLQRPLLVVHGNQDLSVSPDNGARIAAAASPDLTTYLPIPNTGHTFGTVHPFAGTTLAFEQVIDATEGFFLEHLVH from the coding sequence ATGAACCAACTGGACGTAACAACCGCCCATTTTACGCTGCCAATGAGCGATGGCGAGCGGATCCACTGCACCGCCCGATTTCCCACCGAGCCGGTCCGCCCGCTTCCAGTGCTGCTTTTTTTTCATGGATTCAAGGGCTTTAAGGATTGGGGCGGATTTCCCTACGCCTGCCAGCGGCTTGCCGATGCCGACTTCTACGTTGTGAGCATCAATTTCACGCATAACGGTGTTGAAGGGAACGGGACGGAGTTCACGCGGCTGGATCGGTTTGCCAGCAACACCCACTCCCGCGAAGTCCGCGAAGCTGCCGAGGTGATTGATGCCGTTGCCGGGGGCGCAGTCCTGCCGGAATCGCACCTTCTTCTTCCTGGGCAGCTTGGGGTTATTGGCCACTCGCGCGGGGGGGGAACCGCGATTATCGCCGCTGCCGAACGGCCTTCGGTTGCTGCGGTTGCCGTCTGGGGGCCGGTAAGCACGTTCGACCGCTACACCCAGCAGCAGAAGCAACGCTGGAAGGATGCTGGTTTCATCGAGCTTCCCAATGCACGCACCGGGCAGACGATGCGGATAAACGCCGCATTCATGGATGACCTTGCCGAGCATGGCAACCGCCTGGATATTTGCGCCGCCGCAGCCCGGCTTCAACGCCCGTTGCTGGTGGTGCATGGGAACCAGGATCTTTCCGTTTCCCCCGACAATGGAGCGCGGATTGCCGCTGCGGCTTCGCCCGACCTTACCACGTATCTGCCGATACCGAACACCGGGCACACGTTTGGAACGGTCCACCCGTTTGCCGGAACCACGCTGGCGTTCGAGCAAGTGATTGATGCAACGGAAGGGTTTTTCCTTGAGCATCTTGTTCACTAA
- a CDS encoding HEAT repeat domain-containing protein has protein sequence MMMNRTLPIRGLSLLLACVVSLSVFPAAPPLASQSLPPYVMRAIDTSLSAILMTRDDMKLRWDRVPDDRHRLSLVKRMFEQPLICFALADTLGNVAEKGLEEPALLFKQFAAMLDLKDDLFSNPRLSVTDRELRSFAKVDLDSVDFAPAFILRRFLTLTLAADVQMYNARTALIEERLQGLVSYCDSLVLQSEGGGEATPVEMRMAERYGLARAKRFFNTDAADIDYAQFISPGANLFISGLEFARNIAPEVEKLKDSVKTRIWNTRLGRVAIGGPGDDVYTGNFYCIIDVGGNDVYKPSPRTKEKAADRGVSLVVDFSGNDSYIGGDFDFGGTLFGASVLIDMKGDDSYSAGNFALGAGYFGTGVLYDAEGSDRYVGGTAVEGAGLFGIGLLIDQAGNDVYQAHLCSQGFGYTRGVGGIIDRAGNDSYIANSPYTDFLRYDDHYETFCQGAALGSRPVASAGYGFITDLAGSDNYTADIFGQGTAYWFGYGAIVDRKGNDRYNAFQYSQGAGVHFAHGVVLDNAGDDNYVSHGVSQGCGHDVGFGGLYDVKGDDNYVVESLSQGGGNANAISLFIDGAGEDGYIARRDNTMGYSDLRNWFGMIGIFLDLDGHDFFGSAKGKNDTLWTGSFYGAGLDGNFKPKESEPGAPVEEKKPEKTKEEIEKELSDDLPTLFIQASTAPQKYQYMVGPARQKIIDRADSSIPFLMEMLNTELPREALALRDYILPKIGRRLTPQLIDTLRFGSPSRQGLAMYVLGEMKDSTAAIALGRKLVDSTNWRIRATAAEALLKMKADTARPYLIRALGDTVEIVRGRAARALVNIADSTELQTLILPLTNDPSQIVRYQIQIGLGMRAIDSIAPFLADALLRQRHGYTHDLLSPLAAKITLPVQRKRLVDGLLADPNATYRVEGARLAIGWKDLELLERVTKLKKEEKNSAVLFEIYRAIDLQKTLKEEAKKEAKEEKKHKGKESTVEATTDAATDTATSTSEGKKKTGKKSKSKKKK, from the coding sequence ATGATGATGAACCGGACGCTGCCGATACGTGGCCTATCGTTGTTGCTGGCCTGCGTTGTTTCCCTTTCCGTTTTTCCCGCCGCACCTCCACTTGCCTCGCAAAGCCTTCCCCCCTATGTGATGCGGGCGATTGACACCTCGCTCTCGGCAATCTTGATGACCCGCGACGACATGAAGCTCCGCTGGGACCGCGTCCCCGACGACCGCCACCGGCTCAGCTTGGTGAAACGGATGTTCGAGCAACCCCTGATCTGCTTTGCGCTAGCCGATACGCTGGGGAACGTTGCCGAAAAAGGGCTGGAAGAGCCCGCACTTCTTTTCAAGCAATTCGCAGCAATGCTTGATTTGAAAGATGACCTGTTCAGCAACCCCCGGCTATCGGTAACGGACCGGGAGCTCCGTTCCTTCGCAAAAGTTGATCTGGATTCCGTTGACTTTGCCCCCGCCTTCATCCTTCGCCGATTCCTGACGCTGACCCTGGCGGCCGACGTGCAGATGTACAACGCCCGCACCGCACTGATAGAGGAGCGGCTGCAAGGATTGGTCAGCTACTGCGACTCGCTGGTGCTGCAATCCGAAGGGGGCGGGGAAGCAACGCCGGTGGAGATGCGGATGGCCGAACGCTACGGGCTGGCGCGGGCAAAACGGTTTTTCAACACCGACGCTGCCGACATTGATTACGCGCAGTTCATCAGCCCCGGCGCAAACTTGTTTATCAGCGGGTTGGAGTTTGCGCGGAACATCGCGCCCGAGGTTGAGAAGCTGAAGGATTCCGTGAAAACCCGAATCTGGAACACACGGCTTGGAAGGGTGGCGATTGGCGGCCCAGGCGATGATGTTTACACCGGAAACTTCTACTGCATCATTGATGTTGGCGGGAACGACGTGTATAAACCAAGCCCGCGCACAAAGGAGAAAGCCGCCGACCGTGGCGTTTCGCTGGTGGTGGATTTTAGCGGGAACGACAGCTACATCGGCGGAGATTTTGACTTTGGCGGAACCTTGTTCGGGGCATCGGTGCTGATAGATATGAAAGGGGACGACAGCTACTCCGCAGGGAACTTTGCGCTTGGAGCCGGATACTTCGGCACGGGGGTTTTATACGATGCCGAAGGAAGCGACCGCTACGTTGGCGGAACAGCGGTGGAAGGCGCGGGGCTGTTCGGGATTGGCTTGCTGATTGACCAGGCCGGCAACGATGTCTATCAGGCTCACCTCTGCTCGCAAGGGTTTGGCTACACCCGTGGCGTTGGCGGAATTATTGACCGCGCCGGAAACGACAGCTACATCGCCAACAGCCCCTACACCGATTTCCTTCGCTACGACGACCACTACGAAACCTTCTGCCAGGGAGCCGCGCTTGGAAGCCGCCCGGTGGCTTCGGCCGGCTACGGATTCATTACTGATCTTGCCGGAAGCGACAACTATACCGCCGACATTTTTGGGCAAGGGACCGCCTACTGGTTCGGCTACGGCGCAATCGTTGACCGCAAAGGGAACGACCGCTACAACGCCTTCCAATACTCGCAAGGGGCCGGCGTGCACTTTGCCCATGGCGTGGTGCTGGACAACGCCGGCGACGACAACTACGTCTCGCACGGGGTCTCGCAAGGGTGCGGCCACGACGTTGGCTTTGGCGGGTTGTACGACGTGAAAGGGGATGACAACTATGTGGTGGAATCCCTTTCGCAAGGGGGCGGGAACGCCAACGCTATCTCGCTGTTCATTGACGGCGCGGGGGAAGATGGCTACATCGCCCGCCGCGACAACACCATGGGCTACAGCGATTTGCGGAACTGGTTCGGCATGATCGGCATCTTCCTGGACCTTGATGGCCACGACTTCTTCGGCAGCGCGAAAGGGAAGAACGACACCCTTTGGACCGGCAGCTTCTACGGTGCAGGGCTTGACGGAAATTTCAAACCGAAGGAGAGCGAGCCAGGCGCGCCGGTTGAGGAGAAAAAGCCGGAGAAGACCAAAGAGGAGATCGAAAAAGAATTGTCCGATGATCTTCCCACGCTCTTCATCCAGGCCTCCACCGCGCCGCAGAAATACCAATACATGGTTGGCCCCGCCCGCCAGAAAATCATTGACCGCGCCGACTCATCCATCCCCTTCCTGATGGAGATGCTCAACACCGAACTCCCCCGCGAGGCACTGGCCCTGCGCGACTACATCCTCCCGAAAATCGGGCGCAGACTTACGCCGCAGTTGATTGATACGCTCCGGTTTGGCTCGCCATCGCGCCAGGGGTTGGCGATGTACGTGTTGGGTGAGATGAAGGACAGCACCGCAGCAATCGCGCTTGGGCGGAAGCTGGTGGACTCCACCAACTGGCGGATACGCGCCACCGCCGCCGAAGCCTTGCTAAAAATGAAAGCCGACACCGCACGCCCCTACTTGATCCGTGCGCTGGGCGACACCGTCGAAATCGTTCGCGGGCGCGCGGCGCGGGCATTGGTGAACATTGCCGACAGCACCGAGCTACAAACCCTGATCCTTCCGCTAACGAACGACCCCAGCCAGATTGTCCGCTACCAAATTCAAATTGGGCTGGGGATGCGAGCAATTGATAGCATTGCCCCCTTCCTTGCCGATGCCTTGCTGCGCCAACGCCACGGATACACCCACGACCTGCTTAGCCCCCTTGCCGCAAAAATCACCCTGCCGGTGCAACGCAAACGCCTTGTTGACGGCTTGCTTGCCGACCCCAACGCCACCTACCGCGTTGAAGGCGCGCGCCTTGCTATCGGCTGGAAAGACTTGGAGCTTCTGGAACGGGTGACAAAGCTGAAGAAGGAGGAGAAAAATTCGGCGGTGTTGTTCGAGATTTACCGGGCGATTGACCTGCAAAAAACCTTGAAAGAGGAAGCGAAAAAAGAAGCAAAGGAGGAGAAGAAGCACAAGGGAAAGGAGAGCACGGTTGAAGCCACAACCGACGCAGCCACCGACACCGCGACCTCCACAAGCGAGGGGAAGAAAAAAACGGGAAAGAAATCGAAGTCCAAAAAGAAGAAGTGA
- a CDS encoding T9SS type A sorting domain-containing protein, with protein MPYDSTYTLLLTGMEKRKTLGSTLLNDSYSGLQRPMVQFSTVATGAEAEAKGVRGVGIWPNPSRDEFVVEYVSSGRGEDRIEVVDLFGRVVLRREVGAGIVGERLVGVRTEGLSSGSYRVRVIDGAGMEVGSGGVMVVK; from the coding sequence TTGCCGTACGATTCCACCTACACGCTGCTTCTAACTGGGATGGAGAAGCGGAAGACGCTGGGGAGCACCCTGCTGAACGACAGCTACAGCGGCTTGCAGAGGCCGATGGTTCAGTTCAGCACAGTGGCAACGGGTGCTGAAGCAGAAGCGAAGGGAGTGCGTGGCGTAGGTATCTGGCCGAACCCTTCACGGGATGAGTTTGTGGTGGAGTATGTATCATCGGGGAGGGGTGAGGATAGGATAGAGGTGGTGGATCTGTTTGGTCGCGTGGTGCTGCGCCGTGAGGTTGGTGCAGGGATCGTTGGGGAGCGATTGGTGGGTGTCCGCACGGAGGGCTTATCAAGCGGAAGCTACCGTGTTCGAGTGATAGATGGAGCAGGAATGGAGGTAGGATCGGGCGGGGTGATGGTGGTGAAGTAG
- a CDS encoding DUF4397 domain-containing protein has product MKVLYTIAMMLVAIVMADQNAYSQAIIPRLRVANFMENAPAEKLDFYVDDEATPFASGLRFADASASVPISVGSHRVIAVASGAPKSEAIFTEEVMVTSDSAFTLYAVRTPGDTLRGITFGRTLTPVYKEFNNLIIGVFHASPKLGEVRLMGRDPNEKNVFASQLWFARRGINGELAYFLQQETRITSTLLIDNQPTNIYFTGQYIGPQVLTMVIVGTVAENTLGFYMVHDSDTLEQRPVEKQRYANQGDGGMRYVDCVPDEFTGDASGRRFIRSLIAYWNQGAQFLGATGVIDDLLGPTITQTYVGLDGPPEQFQLLYDTVNVRTDTLYTLFLVGTGMDSNVSTVILPTNWNNRPAPGKVRFRLFHTIPDVGSVDLSMKFSDGEERTVQGVGFKGHSEYIEVSGGPVTVRCLQAGGGKVLFESRGYCRTIPPTRCF; this is encoded by the coding sequence ATGAAAGTCCTATACACCATCGCGATGATGCTTGTTGCCATAGTAATGGCCGACCAGAACGCATACAGCCAAGCAATAATACCTCGGTTACGAGTGGCGAACTTCATGGAGAACGCCCCTGCGGAGAAATTAGATTTTTATGTTGACGACGAAGCAACACCGTTTGCAAGCGGACTGAGATTTGCCGACGCATCAGCGTCAGTGCCAATTTCCGTTGGAAGTCATAGGGTCATTGCCGTAGCATCGGGTGCACCGAAAAGTGAAGCGATCTTTACCGAAGAGGTGATGGTGACATCGGATTCGGCCTTTACCCTCTATGCGGTGCGAACACCGGGGGATACGTTGCGGGGGATAACATTTGGCCGGACATTAACGCCAGTGTATAAGGAGTTTAATAATTTAATTATTGGGGTATTTCACGCTTCGCCGAAATTAGGCGAGGTTCGATTAATGGGTCGTGATCCTAACGAGAAAAATGTGTTTGCGTCACAACTGTGGTTTGCGCGTCGGGGAATTAATGGAGAATTAGCGTATTTTTTACAGCAGGAGACGCGAATAACGTCAACGCTATTGATAGATAATCAACCGACGAATATTTATTTCACGGGCCAGTACATTGGACCGCAAGTGCTGACGATGGTAATTGTTGGAACAGTAGCGGAGAACACGCTTGGGTTCTATATGGTGCATGATAGCGATACGTTGGAGCAACGCCCGGTGGAGAAGCAACGGTATGCGAATCAAGGGGATGGTGGTATGCGGTATGTGGATTGTGTGCCAGATGAATTTACAGGAGATGCGAGTGGTCGCCGATTCATTCGTTCTCTTATTGCATACTGGAATCAGGGTGCTCAATTTCTTGGAGCAACAGGAGTTATAGATGATTTATTAGGCCCCACAATCACCCAGACGTACGTTGGACTTGATGGTCCCCCCGAGCAATTCCAACTGCTGTACGACACGGTCAATGTTCGTACCGACACACTCTACACGTTGTTTTTAGTGGGCACCGGGATGGATAGCAATGTCAGCACAGTAATCCTACCAACCAACTGGAACAACCGCCCTGCACCCGGGAAGGTTCGGTTTCGGTTATTCCACACAATTCCCGATGTAGGGAGTGTGGACCTGTCCATGAAATTCAGCGATGGGGAGGAACGAACGGTTCAAGGAGTAGGGTTCAAGGGGCATAGCGAGTATATCGAGGTATCGGGTGGCCCGGTAACGGTGCGGTGCTTGCAAGCCGGAGGAGGGAAGGTGTTGTTCGAGAGCCGGGGATATTGCCGTACGATTCCACCTACACGCTGCTTCTAA